A genomic stretch from Arachis stenosperma cultivar V10309 chromosome 3, arast.V10309.gnm1.PFL2, whole genome shotgun sequence includes:
- the LOC130966717 gene encoding uncharacterized protein LOC130966717 gives MHVFFKYIKELLPRKSSIKGGQTIVLNKECSALIQPELPTKRRDPGSFHIPCAIGETVFDRALCDLGASINLLPLSLVKRLQINEIMPTDVVIRLADKTQKQAIGVVENVLLKVGKYFLPTDFVILDMEESHTHLIILGKPFLATARALIDVEKGELILRIHDERLSFNVFKLSQEADQEHKEPSKDHNVMLKEEASTKAHPTYLETPLVDKQGKQQLPQLKEKLEEPKPLEACEDNITTTLGKEVIKSKAISKDTRKKVPRKWRNKKIPTEDFSPGDRVISAYFPDIPPNLPTVPSQLPKVFTINRVLSLEHVEIIDTTNGYKSTARGEDLKHYQPP, from the coding sequence atgcatgtgttcttcaagTATATAAAGGAACTTCTTCCCAGAAAAAGTTCAATCAAAGGAGGCCAGACTATAGTGTTAaacaaggaatgtagtgccCTTATTCAACCTGAGCTGCCTACAAAAAGAAgagacccagggagttttcacatcccctgtgccataggagaaacaGTGTTCGATAGAGCACTCTGTGATTTGggggcaagcatcaacttacTGCCATTATCCTTGGTAAAGAGGCTGCAGATCAATGAGATAATGCCCACAGATGTGGTCATCAGACTGGCTGACAAGACTCAAAAgcaagcaataggagtggtGGAAAATGTTTTGCTAAAGGTTGGGAAATACTTTCTCCCAACAGACTTTGTCATCCTGGACATGGAAGAGAGTCACACACACCTAATCATATTGGGAAAACCCTTCCTAGCTACGgccagagcactcatagatgtggaGAAAGGGGAGCTAATATTGAGAATCCATGATGAACGGCTCAGCTTTAATGTCTTCAAACTCTCACAAGAAGCAGATCAAGAGCACAAGGAACCAAGCAAAGATCATAATGTGATGCtaaaggaggaagcaagcacTAAAGCACACCCAACCTATCTGGAGACCCCTTTGGTTGATAAACAAGGGAAACAGCAACTACCACAGCTCAAGGAAAAGTTAGAGGAACCTAAACCTCTAGAGGCATGTGAAGACAACATCACAACTACCTTAGGAAAAGAAGTCATCAAGAGCAAGGCAATATCAAAGGACACGAGGAAGAAGGTACCAAGGAAGTGGAGGAACAAAAAGATCCCTACGGAAGACTTCTCTCCAGGAGATAGAGTGATCTCAGCTTACTTCCCAGATATTCCCCCTAATCTCCCCACTGTACCATCTCAGTTACCGAAAGTCTTCACAATCAATAGAGTTCTCTCCCTGGAACATGTAGAGATCATTGACACAACTAATGGATACAAGTCCACAGCGAGAGGGGAGGACCTCAAGCATTACCAACCACCCTGA